From Halanaerobiaceae bacterium ANBcell28, one genomic window encodes:
- a CDS encoding alkaline phosphatase family protein, which produces MIAKKTFLQLLFVFLFLLIFSQFTHANNPYLIFHLDAVSSEVFYRELEDGNLPNIEEIFEGGNMIRYGLTLFPGGTEVIVPRLPYGYSNAENPLVGWSFYDAKEERVVNDLEVFLKKFREIPRINRANYIHGIPGLDFLAGLSIYNIPALLEDYAVLEFYYFVTDSVGHIFGEKKHLEKLHQFDRYLGKLNKKMDLRNVNIVLYSDHGMVYNDVYTIDTKYIMDSDFAEYIKYYHYPNLYLKNNYSASEIANLLASKGIFDIVLYRKNACAIEDQEVIGYTEQGKLKISSINGKFSYQYTADDYFSYYEEGYNGEYLDSYQWLDLTRDSRYPGAIVNLYNYMLNPNTGDIVTILNPPKQPKTVDFYKGNHTGITSEDLLIPILYKGPDLEELYDIDALYLHKLYTEIIPESKELRRTPEREKHSISFISNGDSSDLHFSLSPAYRTKLDIKYSNDTQSIAYHYDLFTSFLTRVWLGPALINTDSNCKLTISLQTEIKIDRLSLLINRNFFFDESTKLSLVYDLNNDFSIIYSNTGKFGLRYEF; this is translated from the coding sequence ATGATTGCTAAAAAAACTTTCTTACAATTATTATTTGTTTTTCTATTTCTTTTAATCTTCTCTCAGTTTACTCATGCAAACAATCCATACCTTATTTTTCATCTTGATGCAGTTTCATCGGAAGTCTTTTATAGAGAGCTGGAAGATGGTAATCTTCCAAATATAGAAGAGATCTTTGAGGGAGGAAATATGATTCGATATGGCCTTACTCTATTTCCTGGTGGAACTGAAGTAATAGTACCACGCTTACCCTATGGATACTCTAATGCAGAAAATCCCCTGGTAGGATGGAGTTTTTATGATGCTAAAGAAGAACGTGTAGTAAATGATTTAGAAGTTTTTTTGAAAAAGTTTAGAGAAATTCCCAGGATTAATAGAGCAAACTACATTCATGGTATTCCTGGACTTGATTTTTTAGCTGGTCTTTCTATCTATAATATACCGGCCCTACTGGAAGATTACGCTGTCTTGGAGTTTTATTACTTTGTTACTGATAGTGTGGGTCATATTTTTGGCGAGAAGAAACATTTGGAAAAATTACATCAATTTGATAGATATTTAGGCAAACTTAATAAGAAAATGGATTTAAGAAATGTGAATATTGTACTTTATAGTGATCACGGTATGGTGTATAATGATGTATATACTATAGACACAAAATATATTATGGATAGTGACTTTGCTGAATACATAAAATACTATCATTACCCCAATCTATATTTAAAGAATAATTATTCGGCATCTGAGATAGCCAACTTGCTTGCCAGTAAAGGTATTTTTGATATAGTTCTTTACAGGAAAAATGCGTGTGCAATAGAGGATCAGGAGGTAATTGGATATACTGAGCAGGGGAAATTAAAGATAAGTTCTATTAATGGAAAATTTTCTTATCAATATACTGCTGATGATTATTTTTCTTATTATGAAGAAGGATACAATGGTGAATATTTAGATTCTTATCAATGGCTGGATCTAACAAGAGATTCTAGATATCCAGGAGCTATAGTAAATTTGTATAACTATATGCTCAACCCCAATACTGGTGATATTGTAACTATACTAAATCCTCCCAAACAGCCAAAAACAGTTGATTTTTATAAAGGAAATCATACTGGTATTACTTCAGAGGATTTGTTAATTCCGATATTGTATAAGGGGCCAGATCTTGAAGAACTATATGATATTGATGCTCTTTACTTACATAAACTATATACAGAAATTATACCTGAAAGTAAAGAACTAAGGAGGACTCCTGAAAGAGAAAAGCATTCAATTTCCTTTATATCTAATGGAGATAGTTCCGACTTACATTTTTCTTTATCTCCAGCATATCGAACTAAGCTTGATATAAAATATTCGAATGATACTCAGAGTATTGCTTATCATTACGATCTTTTTACTTCTTTTTTAACAAGAGTCTGGCTAGGTCCTGCTTTGATAAATACAGATAGTAATTGTAAGCTAACTATTTCTTTACAAACTGAAATAAAAATAGACAGATTGTCTTTACTTATTAATCGAAATTTTTTCTTTGATGAAAGTACTAAACTTTCCTTAGTTTATGATTTGAATAATGATTTTTCAATTATATATTCTAATACTGGCAAATTTGGATTGAGGTATGAATTTTAG
- a CDS encoding CoA-binding protein, which translates to MDSIKETMDMKRWAVVGATDKKDRFGYKIVKKLKDSGYQVFPVSPKLNEIEGLKCYASISDIDEKIDVVDMVVNPRIGIKVMEEIKEKNIQYVWLQPGTRSEEIKDFAEKGDISIIEDCIYARLG; encoded by the coding sequence ATGGATAGTATAAAAGAAACAATGGATATGAAAAGATGGGCTGTAGTAGGAGCAACAGATAAAAAAGATCGATTTGGATACAAAATTGTTAAGAAATTGAAAGATTCAGGGTATCAGGTTTTTCCTGTTTCACCAAAGCTAAATGAAATAGAAGGGCTTAAATGTTATGCCAGTATTTCTGATATTGATGAGAAGATTGACGTAGTTGATATGGTCGTAAATCCTCGTATTGGAATAAAGGTAATGGAAGAGATTAAAGAAAAAAATATCCAATATGTATGGTTGCAACCAGGAACTAGAAGTGAAGAAATTAAAGACTTTGCTGAAAAAGGGGATATTAGTATAATAGAAGATTGTATATATGCTAGACTTGGCTAA
- a CDS encoding inorganic diphosphatase, translating to MEDKLMEVFVEIPKGSNNKYEFDKERGMFKLDRVLYSPVYYPADYGFLENTLADDGDPLDAMVLTSFPTFPGCLIESRIIGMFIMEDEKGRDEKILGVPVGDPRFKNTKSIDDLEEHILKEFEHFFSVYKNLEEKEVTIQGWVGVEEAIKVIAQAKENYID from the coding sequence ATGGAAGATAAACTAATGGAAGTTTTTGTGGAAATACCAAAAGGTAGTAACAACAAATATGAGTTTGATAAAGAAAGAGGCATGTTTAAATTAGATAGAGTTCTGTATTCACCAGTTTATTATCCAGCTGATTATGGCTTTTTGGAAAATACGCTGGCTGATGATGGAGATCCACTTGATGCTATGGTCTTAACTTCTTTTCCCACTTTTCCTGGTTGTTTGATAGAATCCAGGATTATTGGCATGTTTATTATGGAAGATGAAAAGGGAAGAGATGAGAAGATTCTAGGTGTTCCAGTAGGAGATCCTCGTTTTAAGAATACTAAATCTATTGATGACCTTGAAGAACATATACTAAAAGAATTTGAGCATTTCTTTTCTGTTTATAAAAATTTAGAAGAAAAGGAAGTTACAATTCAAGGCTGGGTTGGTGTTGAAGAAGCCATAAAGGTTATTGCTCAGGCAAAAGAAAATTACATAGACTAG
- a CDS encoding PTS sugar transporter subunit IIC, which produces MSEKSNNSLIDKLKDYFIKTLNGMALGLFSSLIIGLILKQIGTYLNIDSLVYFGEVAQYLMGPAIGAGVAYSLGIAPLGIFSAVIVGAIGAGTVREMSQHAFSLQIGEPVGAFVAALIAAEFCRLIQGKTKLDIILIPAGTIIVGGLTGLSFAPIAAEFIGAIGAFINAATELHPIPMGIIVSISMGMMLTLPISSAAMAISLGLSGLAAGAATVGCSAQMIGFAIASYRENKFGGFLAQGFGTSMLQIPNIIKNPIIWIPPIITSAILGPISTVLFRMENSPVGAGMGTSGLVGQVATLEVMGSDARVPILLLHFILPALITLFISEYMRRKGYINKGDMLLKD; this is translated from the coding sequence ATGTCAGAAAAGAGTAATAATTCGTTAATTGATAAATTGAAAGATTATTTTATAAAAACACTAAATGGAATGGCTCTTGGTCTGTTCTCATCTTTGATAATAGGATTAATTTTAAAGCAAATTGGTACATATTTAAATATTGATAGCCTGGTTTACTTTGGTGAAGTAGCTCAATACTTAATGGGACCTGCTATTGGTGCTGGTGTTGCTTATAGTCTTGGGATAGCCCCATTAGGTATATTTTCAGCAGTAATTGTGGGTGCTATAGGTGCTGGGACAGTACGGGAAATGTCTCAACATGCTTTTTCTTTACAAATAGGTGAACCCGTAGGTGCCTTTGTGGCAGCTTTAATCGCTGCTGAATTTTGCCGATTAATCCAGGGGAAAACAAAACTGGATATTATTTTAATTCCTGCAGGGACTATTATAGTTGGTGGGCTTACTGGTTTGTCTTTTGCCCCAATAGCAGCAGAGTTTATAGGTGCTATCGGTGCATTCATAAATGCAGCTACTGAATTACATCCTATACCCATGGGTATCATTGTATCTATTTCAATGGGGATGATGCTTACTTTACCAATTAGTAGTGCAGCAATGGCTATATCTTTGGGCTTGAGTGGGCTGGCTGCAGGAGCAGCAACTGTTGGTTGTTCAGCACAGATGATAGGTTTCGCAATTGCTAGTTATAGGGAAAATAAGTTCGGAGGATTTTTAGCACAGGGTTTTGGGACATCAATGTTACAGATACCCAATATAATTAAAAATCCTATAATTTGGATTCCTCCCATTATTACATCGGCTATATTAGGACCAATTTCAACTGTTCTTTTTAGAATGGAAAATAGTCCAGTTGGTGCTGGTATGGGCACAAGTGGTTTAGTAGGACAGGTGGCTACTCTTGAAGTGATGGGTTCTGATGCCAGAGTTCCTATTTTATTATTACACTTTATACTACCTGCTTTAATTACTTTATTTATATCAGAATATATGAGAAGAAAAGGATATATAAATAAAGGAGATATGTTGTTGAAAGATTAA
- a CDS encoding potassium channel family protein, protein MKIYKFLSDYIIPIISPTYMLTDYIKNNPDYIKNEYIRSEKIIKLYRQYFRLSLILCILLLIPFFHQNIFLSIIFLYYAFSRVIEISLAFIIDSIDKMKNKPLSKKSISYHNRFILALKSYLELILAYGIIYFLIDVNQKIFFLNSIERLFNMEFKSILQAIYLSANTVTLLGYGDIYPSHISIELIATLQVISGVFLIIITFTIYVNLNFANPNNLNEVKRKIQPRSKARTIIQILIIHLIILALYII, encoded by the coding sequence GTGAAGATATATAAATTTTTATCAGATTATATCATACCAATTATCTCCCCTACTTACATGTTAACTGATTATATAAAAAATAACCCTGATTATATAAAAAACGAATATATAAGAAGCGAGAAAATCATAAAGCTTTATCGCCAATATTTTAGACTAAGCTTGATTCTTTGTATTTTACTCCTTATACCATTCTTTCATCAAAACATTTTTTTATCAATTATATTTCTCTATTATGCATTTTCAAGAGTTATTGAAATTTCTCTTGCTTTTATTATTGATAGTATAGATAAAATGAAAAACAAACCTTTATCAAAAAAGAGCATTAGCTACCACAATAGATTTATTCTGGCTTTAAAATCATATCTTGAACTAATCTTAGCTTATGGAATTATTTACTTCCTAATAGATGTGAATCAAAAAATATTTTTTTTGAACTCAATTGAAAGATTATTTAATATGGAGTTTAAAAGCATTCTACAAGCTATATATCTAAGTGCTAACACAGTTACTCTACTTGGTTATGGTGATATATATCCAAGCCATATTTCAATAGAATTAATAGCTACACTACAGGTCATAAGTGGTGTATTTCTCATTATAATTACTTTCACAATCTATGTAAACTTGAACTTTGCAAATCCCAATAATTTAAATGAGGTAAAACGAAAAATACAACCCAGAAGTAAAGCAAGAACTATAATACAAATATTAATTATACATTTAATCATTCTTGCACTATATATTATTTAA
- a CDS encoding family 16 glycoside hydrolase, which produces MKFIKLFFLLLILTMLVSCINSNNYISNNKDDEELSFSDFFIIKPYVTLSFNDLVEINLRSFDDLPSAGTTDGWVKWDYVGARTKWSSDGKVITEEKGGIGGIYYERQFDEQMLKNYSFKIDMRIPENKDKENPSAMGVVFRSSYTLSRHRWKLLFKETWDRVNDKWESKGITLFYESFGHNTPIASVDDFEWEYDEWYTVEVDVKGDIFSLKINGPRINKQKIELNEISSGEYKYDIEVPISIGQFGPYAENAPGVEYRNIQFKNHDQVIIEGPEIKIVDDGSDIWTTERTYEETMEEVIADFFYPFLDNWESFLDNPAINIEYNGKSYNPDFKIQRPFSGNERIIIERDS; this is translated from the coding sequence ATGAAATTTATAAAGTTATTTTTTCTGTTATTGATATTAACTATGTTGGTTTCCTGTATTAATAGCAATAATTATATAAGTAATAATAAAGATGATGAAGAACTATCTTTTAGTGACTTTTTTATTATTAAACCATATGTGACCTTGTCATTTAATGACTTAGTAGAAATTAATCTTAGAAGCTTTGATGATTTGCCTTCTGCAGGAACAACTGATGGCTGGGTTAAGTGGGATTATGTAGGAGCTCGTACAAAATGGAGTTCTGATGGTAAAGTAATTACTGAAGAAAAAGGTGGTATAGGTGGTATATATTATGAACGACAATTTGATGAGCAAATGCTGAAGAATTATAGTTTTAAGATAGATATGAGAATTCCTGAAAATAAGGATAAAGAAAATCCTAGTGCAATGGGAGTGGTATTTAGATCATCTTATACATTATCTAGACATAGATGGAAATTACTTTTTAAAGAAACATGGGATAGAGTTAATGATAAGTGGGAGAGTAAGGGAATTACTCTATTTTACGAATCATTTGGACATAATACTCCAATTGCAAGTGTTGATGATTTTGAATGGGAATATGATGAATGGTATACAGTTGAAGTTGATGTAAAAGGTGATATATTTAGTTTGAAGATTAATGGACCGAGAATTAATAAACAAAAAATTGAACTGAACGAGATATCTTCCGGTGAATATAAGTATGATATAGAAGTCCCTATAAGTATTGGACAGTTTGGTCCTTATGCGGAAAATGCTCCAGGTGTTGAGTATAGAAATATACAGTTTAAAAATCATGATCAAGTTATTATTGAAGGACCTGAGATAAAGATTGTTGATGATGGTAGTGATATATGGACCACCGAGAGAACATATGAAGAAACAATGGAAGAAGTGATAGCTGATTTTTTCTATCCTTTTTTAGACAACTGGGAAAGCTTTCTTGATAATCCAGCTATTAATATAGAATATAATGGCAAATCATATAATCCGGATTTTAAAATTCAACGACCATTTAGTGGAAATGAGAGAATAATAATTGAAAGAGACAGTTAA
- a CDS encoding GntR family transcriptional regulator, which yields MWYYVDPQSGVPIYVQLKKQLKTSIANGLLKEGEKLPTVRELALELTINPNTVARVYKELERENVVRTERGRGTFVDVRTEKDSVEKERMLDELLEKLMVDIFQLGLESEKVKDAFLQKLGVWQERMDKGGGTDESGD from the coding sequence ATGTGGTATTATGTTGATCCGCAAAGCGGTGTTCCTATTTACGTACAGTTGAAAAAACAATTAAAGACTAGTATTGCAAACGGACTATTGAAAGAGGGAGAAAAATTACCAACAGTTCGAGAATTAGCCCTAGAACTAACTATTAACCCCAATACTGTTGCTAGAGTTTATAAAGAGTTGGAAAGAGAAAATGTAGTGAGAACTGAGAGGGGTAGGGGGACTTTTGTTGATGTTAGGACTGAGAAAGATAGTGTAGAAAAAGAAAGAATGCTTGATGAACTCCTGGAAAAACTTATGGTTGATATATTTCAATTGGGTCTTGAGTCAGAAAAGGTCAAAGATGCCTTTTTGCAAAAATTAGGAGTTTGGCAAGAACGAATGGATAAAGGGGGAGGAACAGATGAGTCTGGCGATTGA
- a CDS encoding ABC transporter ATP-binding protein, with protein sequence MSLAIEINNLSKSFDDNQALKDISFQVEEGSIFGFLGPNGAGKTTTIKILMGLMKADRGTVRVLGMDCEKETFKINQQLAYVAEVDQLYDYMKVREIIEFTKGFYRNWNQNLLEKYLDFFNLPLDKKIKNLSKGMKKQLSLVLALAVEPKLLILDEPTSGLDPVNKQEILRIILEEISTQGRTVFFSSHLLSDIERIADTVAIINKGKIIDLRSVDDIKENVKKVRVVFQKEPDENVLRQAGIESYKQQGNAYIFTIDDNFQEVLKNLKQHPHFTLDIIERNLEEIFIDKVKGDVNA encoded by the coding sequence ATGAGTCTGGCGATTGAAATAAATAATTTGTCTAAATCTTTTGATGATAATCAGGCTTTAAAAGATATTAGTTTTCAAGTAGAGGAAGGTAGTATATTTGGTTTCTTAGGACCTAATGGTGCAGGCAAAACTACTACCATTAAAATTTTAATGGGTTTAATGAAAGCAGATAGAGGAACAGTTCGAGTTTTGGGAATGGATTGTGAAAAAGAAACTTTTAAAATAAATCAGCAGCTTGCTTATGTTGCTGAAGTAGATCAACTATATGATTATATGAAAGTAAGAGAAATAATTGAATTTACAAAGGGTTTTTATAGGAATTGGAATCAGAATTTATTAGAAAAATATCTTGATTTTTTTAATCTACCTCTCGATAAAAAAATTAAAAATCTTTCAAAGGGCATGAAAAAACAATTGTCTTTAGTACTGGCACTTGCAGTAGAACCAAAACTTTTGATTCTGGATGAACCAACATCAGGACTCGATCCTGTAAATAAACAGGAAATACTACGAATTATATTAGAAGAAATATCAACACAGGGAAGGACAGTCTTTTTCTCATCTCATTTATTAAGTGATATTGAAAGGATTGCAGATACTGTTGCTATAATTAATAAAGGCAAGATAATTGATCTACGTTCAGTAGATGATATCAAAGAAAATGTTAAGAAGGTACGTGTTGTCTTCCAGAAAGAGCCTGATGAAAATGTCTTAAGACAAGCTGGTATTGAAAGCTATAAGCAGCAGGGAAATGCATATATTTTCACTATCGATGATAATTTTCAGGAAGTTTTAAAAAACTTAAAACAACATCCTCATTTTACTTTGGATATAATCGAAAGAAATCTTGAGGAAATATTTATTGATAAGGTAAAGGGTGATGTAAATGCTTAA
- a CDS encoding ABC transporter permease subunit translates to MLKNIAKKEIKENLWKLIIGMVFLTVPIFLIIFGYDLIIELTTNPSIEQFERFMPEMTLFYDDTSYIWSQWNAKNLYQIGSVIAIILAMSQIAGEVSSNTIGFLLSKPVPRKKVYYTKAFAGIILLSITVILTTALLLILGYLFFDDLLIYPLLIASIISLIGLYLIYSLSLFFSTIIDDPIKAGITTAIIVIASSIPGWFQTTRRFSLSTYIKGEDYILNNQFPYLAILIIIVITILIIGIGANIFEKKEF, encoded by the coding sequence ATGCTTAAAAACATCGCAAAAAAAGAGATAAAGGAAAATCTATGGAAATTAATAATAGGAATGGTTTTTTTGACTGTACCAATATTTTTAATAATATTTGGCTATGATTTAATTATTGAACTAACTACAAATCCTTCTATAGAACAATTTGAGCGTTTTATGCCAGAAATGACACTTTTTTATGATGATACATCCTATATCTGGAGCCAATGGAATGCTAAAAATCTATATCAGATAGGATCTGTTATAGCTATAATTTTGGCTATGAGTCAAATAGCAGGGGAAGTTAGTTCAAATACTATCGGATTTTTACTAAGTAAACCTGTCCCGCGAAAAAAGGTATATTATACCAAAGCCTTTGCTGGCATTATTTTGCTTAGCATTACAGTGATTTTAACAACAGCATTATTATTAATCCTGGGCTATTTATTTTTTGATGATCTGTTAATTTATCCACTTCTTATTGCCAGTATTATCAGCCTAATAGGATTATATTTAATTTATTCATTAAGCCTGTTTTTTTCAACTATAATTGATGATCCTATTAAGGCTGGAATTACAACAGCTATCATAGTTATAGCTTCTTCTATACCAGGGTGGTTTCAGACTACAAGAAGGTTTTCGTTGTCAACATATATTAAAGGGGAAGATTATATTTTAAATAATCAGTTTCCATACTTAGCGATTTTGATTATTATTGTAATAACAATCTTAATTATAGGCATTGGAGCAAATATTTTTGAAAAAAAAGAGTTTTAG
- a CDS encoding heavy metal-binding domain-containing protein: MLVTTTDVKTDYEVLGIVRGNKVKAVHLGKDIKAFFRKIFGGDVSEYADLLSEVREAAMEEMEEEAKKLGANAIVGVRFASSTISTSTAEIYVYGTAIKI, translated from the coding sequence ATGTTAGTAACTACAACAGATGTAAAAACAGATTATGAAGTGTTGGGTATTGTAAGAGGTAATAAGGTTAAGGCAGTTCACCTAGGCAAAGATATTAAAGCCTTTTTTAGAAAAATTTTTGGAGGAGATGTCTCTGAATATGCTGATCTATTAAGCGAGGTCAGAGAAGCTGCAATGGAAGAGATGGAAGAAGAAGCTAAAAAATTAGGTGCCAACGCAATTGTTGGGGTAAGATTTGCTTCCTCTACAATTAGTACATCCACTGCTGAAATCTATGTTTATGGAACAGCTATAAAGATTTAA
- a CDS encoding 2-dehydropantoate 2-reductase N-terminal domain-containing protein has protein sequence MKILVFGAGSLGSLMAARLHEAGQDVSLLARGQRLEDLKKHGIVIREKGSEELEVAQVNIVEKFEPDDYYDLVMIVMRKNHADKILDDLAKNNKVPVFLFMGNNAEGPEEMIQVFGKERLMLGFPLPGGHRDGHLVEVLPVNEKKKYTIPLGEVDGKVRDRTRDIANTLSTMRGFKVQIRKDMINWLKYHVALLMSGFVPAIYAADINMKRLGETRDLIVLAVRATKEAIRGLRKSGIPTSPPVVRVIEYIPEPLLVGLIGWMMRKEFAKSSVEGHPRDARDEMTYLYDELMSIIDKKNVKTDAIDELSKYYDPNTPSYPEGKRELSLKWGGILTFTNDSCFNLLFNLGDDINANNFDNCYFTIIDSWFFNLEI, from the coding sequence ATGAAAATTTTAGTTTTTGGTGCTGGATCACTTGGTAGTTTAATGGCTGCTAGATTACATGAAGCTGGTCAAGACGTATCTTTACTTGCTCGGGGTCAAAGATTAGAAGACTTAAAAAAACATGGTATAGTTATCAGGGAAAAAGGGTCAGAAGAGTTAGAGGTAGCTCAGGTTAATATTGTAGAAAAATTTGAACCTGATGATTATTATGACCTGGTAATGATTGTGATGAGGAAAAATCATGCTGATAAAATACTAGATGACCTGGCAAAGAATAATAAAGTACCTGTGTTTTTATTTATGGGAAATAATGCTGAAGGACCGGAAGAAATGATTCAAGTTTTCGGGAAAGAAAGACTTATGTTAGGCTTCCCTTTGCCTGGAGGTCATAGAGATGGACATTTAGTAGAAGTTTTACCGGTGAACGAAAAGAAAAAATATACAATACCTCTGGGAGAAGTAGATGGTAAAGTCAGAGATCGAACCAGAGATATAGCAAATACTTTAAGTACTATGCGGGGATTTAAAGTACAAATTCGAAAAGATATGATAAATTGGTTAAAATATCATGTGGCACTCTTAATGTCTGGATTTGTTCCTGCTATATATGCTGCAGATATTAATATGAAACGTCTGGGGGAAACAAGGGATTTAATTGTTCTGGCTGTTCGAGCTACTAAAGAGGCTATTAGGGGATTAAGAAAATCAGGTATTCCTACAAGTCCTCCTGTGGTCAGGGTAATAGAGTACATACCTGAACCACTATTGGTAGGACTGATTGGATGGATGATGAGAAAAGAATTTGCTAAATCCTCAGTTGAAGGACATCCACGTGATGCCAGGGATGAAATGACCTATCTTTATGATGAGTTAATGTCGATTATAGATAAAAAAAATGTAAAAACAGATGCTATAGATGAGTTGAGCAAATATTATGATCCTAACACTCCATCATATCCTGAAGGCAAAAGAGAATTATCACTTAAATGGGGAGGCATCTTAACCTTTACTAATGATTCTTGCTTTAATCTTTTATTCAATTTAGGAGATGATATTAATGCGAATAACTTTGATAATTGCTACTTTACCATTATTGATTCTTGGTTTTTTAATCTGGAAATTTGA
- a CDS encoding DUF3784 domain-containing protein, which produces MRITLIIATLPLLILGFLIWKFEIVDIIAGYDESKTKDKSGLAKWVGRNLLIMGALLLLLIIIDIYLNLSPSLILILMLLIMGVISIFTAMGTKKYEK; this is translated from the coding sequence ATGCGAATAACTTTGATAATTGCTACTTTACCATTATTGATTCTTGGTTTTTTAATCTGGAAATTTGAAATTGTTGATATAATTGCTGGCTATGATGAAAGTAAAACTAAAGATAAAAGTGGATTGGCTAAATGGGTTGGAAGAAATCTCTTGATTATGGGTGCTTTGCTCTTACTATTAATAATTATTGATATTTATCTTAATCTTTCCCCCTCATTAATACTAATACTTATGTTACTTATAATGGGTGTAATTAGTATTTTTACAGCTATGGGAACTAAAAAATATGAGAAATAA
- a CDS encoding alpha/beta hydrolase has translation MSLEIVRKILIFLPVIAIFSVIALLINHKYKLNKESKEYPAPGNIININGCKMHVYAEGQGEKTFLFMAGHGTPNPTIDFKPLWMRLKNEYKIIVVEKAGYGWSQVSNGPRDIDTMLEETRKALKLSKEKGPYILVPHSMSGLEAIYWAQKYPDEVKAIIGLDPSVPDFVGKHLQIPNKFQLLFMYFISRIGLSRFIPESELKERFPLLALEDLSVEDINQYLAIFYKNGYSKNVLNEIDYLSENVKKIKAKGLPIETPMYFFISNGDELTKEWREILTSYVNQLNNGKYKYLDTGHYLHHEKADTIVKEIINQLDNWSVLK, from the coding sequence TTGAGTTTAGAGATAGTTAGAAAAATACTTATATTTTTACCTGTTATAGCTATATTTTCTGTAATTGCTCTCCTAATAAATCATAAATACAAGCTAAATAAAGAAAGCAAAGAATATCCTGCTCCTGGAAATATAATTAATATAAATGGTTGTAAAATGCATGTATATGCTGAAGGTCAGGGAGAAAAAACCTTTCTGTTCATGGCTGGACATGGAACCCCTAATCCGACTATTGATTTTAAGCCTTTATGGATGAGACTTAAGAATGAGTATAAGATTATTGTTGTTGAAAAAGCAGGATATGGTTGGAGCCAGGTTTCAAATGGTCCAAGAGATATAGATACAATGCTTGAAGAAACACGGAAAGCTCTTAAACTATCAAAGGAGAAAGGACCATATATTCTAGTTCCTCATTCAATGTCTGGGTTAGAAGCAATATATTGGGCTCAAAAATACCCAGATGAAGTAAAGGCAATTATAGGGCTTGATCCATCAGTTCCTGATTTTGTTGGAAAGCATCTTCAAATTCCCAATAAATTTCAGCTATTATTCATGTATTTTATATCTAGAATAGGTTTGTCCAGATTTATACCAGAGTCAGAATTAAAAGAAAGGTTTCCTTTACTTGCTTTAGAAGACTTGTCAGTTGAAGATATTAATCAGTATTTAGCAATATTTTATAAAAATGGATATTCGAAAAATGTGCTGAATGAAATTGATTATTTAAGTGAAAATGTAAAAAAAATAAAAGCAAAAGGCTTACCTATTGAGACACCAATGTATTTTTTTATTTCTAATGGCGATGAACTTACTAAAGAATGGAGAGAAATATTAACTTCTTATGTAAATCAACTTAATAATGGTAAGTATAAATATCTTGATACTGGACATTATCTTCATCATGAAAAAGCAGACACTATTGTTAAAGAAATAATAAATCAATTAGATAATTGGTCGGTATTGAAATAA